One Mya arenaria isolate MELC-2E11 chromosome 7, ASM2691426v1 genomic window carries:
- the LOC128240972 gene encoding dnaJ homolog subfamily C member 22-like, translating to MVNLTLTYILWGFGGLLGLHHLYLGRPRQAFIWLVTWGGMGIGWLSEVTRIKDYVDEANNNRKFREYMRVVKTHSPRPGFSPVLLGSQLMIGHQLGKLLINAPPEYYTVEAWYGPILSHLLAALGASIGVYLASNIGPQKAPFFIPFLASAATVPTQYLLLNRRNIYIIVCVIVASFITLPEALSNFLRTQPWDDARTAAEDMIPCLRLYGLDACQNRLLSTLAEISDPGRDAWAFMVLGFDKYPSQKQINSHCRKMASKWHPDRFAKKNETVQKEAEQKFLDIQKACGMLNKAKQQRERINTWTSSEPADGTVYTGSDDVDTQTSDEDGNNHGDNEEFDDDGDDYHGDYADNDDDDTHNDENDEEEEETDNLEEQSYCDKENDSC from the exons ATGGTCAATCTTACGTTGACGTATATACTTTGGGGGTTTGGCGGACTGCTGGGGCTGCACCATCTATACCTAGGCCGACCCCGGCAGGCTTTTATCTGGCTGGTCACGTGGGGCGGGATGGGCATCGGCTGGTTGT caGAAGTAACGAGAATCAAGGATTACGTTGACGAGGCTAACAATAACCGGAAGTTCCGGGAGTACATGCGCGTGGTGAAGACACATTCTCCCCGTCCTGGATTCAGCCCTGTACTGCTGGGGAGTCAGCTTATGATTG GCCACCAACTTGGTAAACTTCTCATCAACGCCCCTCCTGAGTACTACACGGTAGAAGCCTGGTATGGGCCCATCCTGTCACACCTGTTAGCCGCCCTTGGGGCCTCAATCG gTGTGTATTTGGCTTCTAACATTGGGCCACAGAAGGCTCCGTTCTTCATTCCGTTTCTTGCGTCGGCAGCAACCGTGCCGACACAGTATTTGCTTCTCAACCGTCGGAATATCTACATTATCGTCTGCGTCATTGTTGCCTCGTTT ATAACGCTACCGGAAGCCTTGTCCAACTTCCTGCGCACGCAGCCGTGGGACGACGCTCGTACAGCTGCGGAAGACATGATCCCATGTTTGCGCCTATACGGCCTAGACGCTTGTCAAAACCGGCTGCTGAGTACATTGGCGGAGATATCAGACCCCGGGAGGGACGCATGGGCGTTCATG GTGCTAGGCTTCGACAAATACCCATCACAGAAACAGATAAACTCGCATTGCCGTAAAatggcaagcaaatggcatcCCGACAGATTTGCTAAGAAAAATGAAACCGTACAAAAAGAAGCAGAACAAAAGTTTCTTGATATTCAAAAGGCTTGTGGTATGCTAAACAAAGCTAAACAGCAAAGAGAGCGTATCAATACTTGGACGTCGTCTGAACCAGCTGATGGGACTGTTTACACAGGTTCTGATGACGTAGACACACAAACTAGTGACGAAGATGGAAATAACCATGGTGATAATGAAGAATTTGATGACGATGGTGATGATTACCATGGAGACTACGCCGATAATGATGACGATGATACACATAATGATGAGAATGATGAAGAAGAGGAGGAAACTGATAATTTAGAAGAACAAAGCTATTGTGACAAAGAGAATGACTCATGTTAG